The genomic stretch AATTTTGCCAATGAACTCCTACAGAGAACATATAATTATTATAACTGGGACTAAAACGTATTGCAAATAGCTATCAAAAATGGCTGCTTTGGAGATTTTGgacctcttctttctctccatctTATCCCTCAGTATCCTTTGATCTGCTCATAGGCACTTTTCAGAACTTCACTAAGAACTACTTGGGAACTACATGGGAGTACATGCTAAAGGCACACAGTTCTCCCTTCCCGCATAAGCTCTTGTGTTTCTTCCTCTGACCCCTTCAAATAAACTTCCTCTCTGATGGATTGGCTAGAAGAGGCAATGTCCCACTAAGGAGATAATCTTCACATCACTGGGGGAAGAATTAACACAAGAAAGTCGTTATGTCAGTGTGGAGTTACACATCTAATGCTCCCTGGGATTTCTGCTCCAAATGTAACTCTAATTAATTCTAAATGAGAAATTCTTCTGACTTCATTAAAGATGACATCTGCAGGAACACCGGTCACACACAGAGGTTTTCAGCTATTACAGCAAATATCTAGCATAAGAATAACAGTGGATTATACATATTCCCTGGAGagatcagaagaaataaatacactttGGTATCACAGGTTATAGCAAATGTCTAAGTAACATAAATCAGATTAAATATCACAGCAGATCAGCATTGTAGTACAACTAGCAAAGCAGAGGTGTGTCTGTGTAGAAAGAGTCACCGGGGAGGAAAATGCCATGACTATGGGGTCTGTATGCATTCGCCACAGCCAGAGGGATACAACTGCATATAAATACACAGCAGAATAATATAGGAGACTACTACAGTTTTTGCTTTTCAACCTGctaaaaatccccccaaaacaaaagccaaaacctCAAGTGTCAAAACCAGATCAGAGTACTCTATCATTTCAGCcaaacactgttttttctgATGATTGGAGAGCACTGAGGTCACAGGATATGGTTCATCTCTCCAGACTCTGAGAAAGTAGGGGATGACACTGCAAAATTTCATGAAAGCCTGATCAAAGGGGTAGCATCACTTTTACATCTGTGCTATTATTACATGGGAATTTTAACCTATTAGAAGAATTAGAAAAGAGCACAAGGCATAATCCTGGTACTGGATATCAGCATTTATACATAAAATACGAGCAAACTGTTCTACTCTGACAGCATTAAAAGGCATTAATTTTTTACAGGCCTCCTTATGGTAGCAAACTAGCAGGCAGTCAAATAAAACCAATGTTCATAGCAAGCTAGGATAAAACCTCAGAGCAGTGAAAACATGATAGAAAACACAATCCTATTTACAAACTGCTTTGTTTGAATGTACTTTTTGcttctgaagttaaaaatattttataaaagatAGCACAAATCAAGCCCAGAAAGTCTACTAGACATAATCATATTTTGAAGGGTATGAGCGTCTTCCATCCTCACTTCGAGCAGCTTCTTCATATCCTGCACCTTTCTTAGTCTTCGTTTCAGATTCATACCCTGAAGCAACCTTATACGGCCCCGTTCTGTAGGAGATGTTCCGTCCCGAAGCGTTGTAGGATACTGCTTTGTAACTAAAAGAGACACAAAGGATGGGATCAGCCATCTGGAAGGTCTGTGACTACTCAGTGTTGCATCCTCTGTTCCTGTTTGCCACTGGATTTTAGGCAACCTTGTACTGTGTCATAACTTGGAGACAATCAATGAGCTCAGAGCAAACCATCCATGGCAGTCTGCAAGTCTCTTTCAAGTTTTTTAATAAACTTGTGCTTTCTTTCCCATGAGTAAATCCTTGAAGTATCCACTCATAATAACCAGCTACGTAGGTGTACAAACCCCTACCTGATGTAAATCATAGCTCAGCTGATGCGATCTACACCTACTGGTGACATGCTATGCAATTTACAATCAAAGCTGCAATTAATGGGCCTGAATAAGCCAGCACACTGCACATTTTGATTTTAAGGTTgttccctcctgccctctctATTTTTTTGCAAGTCATGTAgtcagggaaaggaaatggttaCTTTTGACCCATGATACAAGGCTATCATCATGGTGACTCTTGCAGCAGGGGTATTATGCATAGTTATTTCCTGTGGCATGCTAGCTGTATGCAATCTGGACACATAAGGTTTCCTGCAAGGCCTTCCCATGTCTATGACAAATAAGCTTACTGAGATTCTTCTGGAATCAGTCCTCTGCAAGCTAGGCACATCATGATGCCTCCCACGAGGGCCAGGCCACCTGCCACCCAGCCAACAAAGAGGGCTGAGCCAAAGGTATACCTGCAAAACACAGAGACATTGCTGGTGAAGGCTGTGACAGTGGTCTagtctgctgcttctgaaattcACTGAACATTATCATTCTCCCTTTGGCCCTGCAGAAGTTTCTGTGAGCACCATCCCACTTGCCAGCTCATCCTCAATGGACTCTCCACCTCCTTCTTGAGCTGTGTGAACAGAGAAATACCAGCCAATTTGCTGGGACAAATTATCTCCAGTGCAGATAAGAAAGAGACTCAATAAATCTTCCGAGCCCTGGGACCAGACTAATATGCAAccagtttgcttttccttaagCTGCAGCCCACCCTGGCCATGAGGGAAATCTGCACTGTGGAGCACCCTGAGCTAATTGACCACCTACCTGTTCTGGACATTCTGATACATTCCTTGGTACATGTTGGCTGTGGACATCCAGAAGTTTGTGACCAGCATATTGGCAAACACGGACACTCCAGTGATGGCACAAAGACCTGAGATCAAACAGAGAGACAGACTGAGACCCATGTAGTTCAAGCAGCCACTTTTGGGCTTGAGGAAACAGCTTAAAGCTCTGGAAGGGTGGTTGAGATGCTGCTATGTGTCCCAGCATGTTCAGCGTAAGTGGGGACCCACAACGTGTTTTCTCACAGAAAATGAGTTAAACAAACAGATCATTTTAGCTGCTGAAAATACCCATTAGTACAGTTCTAGAAAAttgttttacagtgaaaaacatGGCTAAAAGATTCCATAAGAGAAATTAGATTTTGCGTGGGAAAACATCCTCCCTCTCTCACATGGAAGAGGAGATACATTTGTTTCATCACTAGGTAGTgatgcctgcaggcagcaggcagcctgGAAGACCAAAATGAAGAGGCAGGAACTTCTTTCACTCATCTGCAAAGGTGATCATCATGATGCCCAGCCTGGCAGCAATGGcattattatttgttatttcactcttccttttttatttttattttttattattctagTTTCCTCTTTCAAATTTGTGCTTACTGCACATATTAAAGTTGTATTGTCTCATATCCCATCAAAAATTAAGAGCCATTCAAGTATAAGGATTTTAAATAGGGACATTCTCCTTCCCTTAACTAGGATATGAATTTGATTACTCATCTGCAAAAAACTATGGGAAAACCAGTAAGTGATGTATTAAGCATTTTGCAATTTCAAGATAGCTGGGCAACACTGGACATTCCTACAGCCCTCCTGATAACCCAAGGTGTTTAAAAATTGCAAGTTAATCTACTGCAACTCTGAAAGTCTTCATGAAATTGCTGTGTATAACACCTGAAACTCTTCAGAAAAaacattatatataaataaaggaTATATTAGTACATGACAACAGTACACATACAACAAAAAAATGAGGGAGATTTTCTTTATTATCTGTTGGCTGCTTTTTCAACCTTCCGCATTCTGTCACATACaaacttctggttttcttttactAAACAGAGGTAAAAACCACTTGACCCCAGGAGGTCAGGctggaagacaaatgccagTAACTTCATGCAAGCATCAGTGCTCTGGGTTGCTCCAGAGCTTCTGCTACCTATGACCAGAAGTGCGTAAAGACTTGGCCAGTCCTCAATTCCAGGCAACTGCAATGCTTCACACATGAAAGACTCAACACCACCCACTTACCAGCAACAATAAACATGATGCCAGAGGTCAGAGTCATGTTGGCTTTTGCAGAATCCTCCATGTTTCCAATACGGATGCATTTCAGAGCAAAAATGCACACAAGGAGGCCAAGGATGCCCAGGACAATACCCACGATCATGAGGGCCCTCACAGCCTGGAACATTGCTGCAAAACAAATCAACAAGGGTCACACTGAGTGTCTGAAATTACATTGTCAGAGCCTAGGAGGTTTTTAAACATTGTTTCTGtctaaaaatacagatattaaagaagaaaaccttgGGAAATGGGCACTGGGTCTACTCTTTGAGTTATCTGGGGCGCCTCTGGAAATGTGGCTGTTTGTCAAGAGTTTGGTGACTTAGACATAAATTTTGGTAAATGCTCATTGGCAACAGTTGTGATTTATTCAGCTGAAATTCATGGAGTTTGTGTACATTTGGGATAAGAATGGTTTCATAAACAAATTGATTgagaaagctttctttttttattctcccCAAGCAGTGATGAAAGCAGGCAGCTCCACCCAGCTATCCATGATATTTCCAACTAACGTGTGACTCAAAATGGAGTTCTGTAAGTTCCTGCTTTACAGTAAAACACATGGCACAGAGGAAGAGGAATATCACCTTGACAAACATTACACATACACCAAGAAATAGCAACAAAGCTTTGGCAACGACCTGCCCTAGCATACCATTTCCATGTAATTTGTAATGTCGGTCCTGTATAAATCTGTCTACATTCAGTAATACAACATACAAATACTCTAGCCCCAAATTTGTTTAGTAGCCTGCCATCAAGGTGGGAATGCTTTGTTGGAGACAGGCTGTGATGTTGGTGGGTCATGCCCATGGGAACTGAGTGCTGCCGTCAGTAAGCAGAAGGTGGCAAAAACCCCCCAGACTTCCCTTGGataaagaaaagagggaaaagcaagGGGAAACTTGCACCTTTTGAAGTGGAGGAGTGAAGGGAGAAGGCCATGCACTTGAATACCAAGGTGATTTTCTAACAAGATGGCACATGTCCCATCTTGCCTGAAATTCAGTGCTGGCCCCAGACatttctcctccctgcctgaGCACGTGTacagagcagagacagaagGCACCAGTTATGGCAGAACACTAGGAGAGGGTGGTCAAAGGTATTTCAAGGGCTGTTGCAATTTGGCTGGGATACTTCGCAGCCTTTTCTTGCTGTTCGATGAACGCTAGCAGCCCTGAGTTTGACTTTGATACTCGCCACTCGACTGACCATATTCAAGGAAGGTAATGCGGGCTCGTGTCCAACTGAAAAGGGCAGGCAACATATTCTACAGCCCCAGGGACTTCATTCAACCTTCCTGTCACCTGTTTTTATGGGATGGTCAGGATTATCATGGTGCCCAAGAGTCCCATATAGCCCAACTGCATCAGGAGACACTGGAGCTGTAGAGCAGGGAGCAGACCCCTCTGGCTTAGCACAGATTGGGAAAATGGTCTATAAACAATTCCGCAAGGGCAAgggtgggtgctggggtgctCATGTGGGTCTTCTTGCCTGTGGGGTACCACAAACTTGAGCAGAATGATGCTGGGACCATGTTGCACAAGGAAGCAGGTGGTCTGCCATCCCGCAGGCTGGGAATATACCACCTTCTCCCATCTGGCAGTCCCACTGGGGCTGCTGTTCTTATGACTCAATTTGTCCTTATCAGCTGATAACAAGTGCTAACGAGCCTGGGGTTTTCAATCTCCCATTCATCAGCCCCCAGGTGCAAGCTCATTAGTTATTCATCAGAGAACAAGAAGCTGGTGGATATGTCTTATCAGCCCTCAAAGGTTGTTCACACAGCACCTGatgcaaagcagaaagctgcaaagaaaagaaaatcacaacATTCGTCTTCACAGTCACTTAAGTTTTCTTTGCAAGTGCTTTTGTTtcaggcaggcaggagaggctgaTACTCCAAGGCAGCATAAGACACTACAGATCACGTTGGAAGGCCTTTGTCCCCAAGACAGTCCTTCATTCTTGAGATGCTTCCTACAGACATCACTGTGGTGGTCTCAACCAATCAAGAAGTGACCCTAAGCTAAGACCTCACAGAGATATTGTGGGTTCCCAGGAGAGATGTTCCCAGTGCCTTAAGCACCTGTGGAAGGACACAACAGGCAGGCCAAGCCAAACAGCTCCTGGGACATTGCTTTTCTCCTGGAGCACTGAAGTCCCAGTGTGGTGAATCTCCATTGAAAAAAAGCAATGCTGTTGGGAAGGGGTGAGGGAGGAACTCAGCAGGACACAatagaaa from Lathamus discolor isolate bLatDis1 chromosome 3, bLatDis1.hap1, whole genome shotgun sequence encodes the following:
- the CLDN18 gene encoding claudin-18 isoform X2, which encodes MSVTICQSMGFVVSALGIGGVIASTCMDQWSTQDLYNNPVTAVFNYQGLWRTCVRESSGFTECRGYFTILGLPAMFQAVRALMIVGIVLGILGLLVCIFALKCIRIGNMEDSAKANMTLTSGIMFIVAGLCAITGVSVFANMLVTNFWMSTANMYQGMYQNVQNRYTFGSALFVGWVAGGLALVGGIMMCLACRGLIPEESHYKAVSYNASGRNISYRTGPYKVASGYESETKTKKGAGYEEAARSEDGRRSYPSKYDYV
- the CLDN18 gene encoding claudin-18 isoform X1, whose product is MSTTVCQVMGFIISSLGVAGCMVATAMDMWSTQDLYDNPVTAVFQYQGLWRSCVRQSSGFTECRPYFTILGLPAMFQAVRALMIVGIVLGILGLLVCIFALKCIRIGNMEDSAKANMTLTSGIMFIVAGLCAITGVSVFANMLVTNFWMSTANMYQGMYQNVQNRYTFGSALFVGWVAGGLALVGGIMMCLACRGLIPEESHYKAVSYNASGRNISYRTGPYKVASGYESETKTKKGAGYEEAARSEDGRRSYPSKYDYV